The Haloplanus sp. CK5-1 genome segment TCCACTGTGACACGAGCGGCGTCGACGAGACGTACACTTACTGTCCGAACTGCGGGGCGATCGCCTGCGACAGCCACATCGAGACCGAACGGCTCGAAGGGGAACCGGTCTGTACAGGCTGTGCAGTGACGGCACGGTTCGCACTGAAGACGAAGTACTTCTACGACGAGGAGAATCTCGAGGCGTTCCGGGAGGAGTATACCGAGATGCCGCTTCACGAGAAGGCGATGGAGAACAAGTGGATGGCCGGGGGGAGCGTGGTCGCGACGCTGCTTCTCGTCGTCGGACTCCTCGTCATCGGCGGCATCATCTGAGCGGGCTCGGTGTTCACGCCGGCTCAGCGACCATCTCTTCGAGCGCGTGCTCAAGCGGTCCGTGGAACTGCCAGCTAGCCCGCTCGAAGGCTTCCTCTGTCGGGCCATCCCAGCGCGGGAACGCGGAGTGACCGCTCACCTTGACGGTCCACTCGGATGGCTCCTCGAACGGATTCCGTGTCGGAAGTCCGACGATGTAGAGGTATTCCTCGTCGCCGTGAATGCCGTCGGCCGGATTCTCGACGCCGTGCCCGAGCAGGAACAGTGGCTGGTCGAGGTGCTTCATATTGGTCGGCTCGAGAAGATCCGCTGGCTGCGCTGCATCGATTGTTCTGTCAGGATCACCATCCAGATACAGGTCGATCGTCGAGAGCTTGTCGAGGAACACGAACGTCGCCGCCGTGTAGGTTGGACCGCGTTCAGCGCGGGTCGCATCGAGCAGTTCCTTTAGTTGGGCGAGATCTCGTAGGACGCTCTCTGGGTAGCCGTCTGAATGGCGGTACACCTGTGCGACGCGCTCTGCATCATTTGGTTTGTCATCCTGGTCGACTCGTTGTACGAATCGGAGCTGACTTCGTGTCGACATCGATTACCGCCGGCACGAGTGCGCCGGCACCTATCGCCGGTGCTCTAATAAACATACTCAAATGTGTGCTCGCTAAACATCGTCTCTGTTCGACTCTGTGGCCTCCTTGACGGTGATCGTCAGGTTATGGCTCTCGCAATCAGCTTCGAAACCGACGGCGAAGGAATCCACCCCGCGAGCTGCGTGGGAGGTGCGGTGCTGTTTAGCCAATTCTGTTTTCTAACAGGATCAGGTGATCTATTAAGAGCAGATAGTCGCAGGTGTGAATGAAACTAATCTTCGATTTCGTCGAAGGAGATCCCTCTGATACGATATTGATGTTTCCCTTCGATGTCTTTGCGACGAGTTGCCCGTTCTGAGTCGGTAATGATTAGTACTGGACTTGAGCGACCGTCTCGCCGGGCGTAATTCTTAAGATCTGGAATTGCTGCCGACACGGATGTTTCAACTTCGATTAATGACAAAGGAAACTTCCCGAAGAAATCTGCGCCCAGCATCGAGAAATTGCGTATGTCAACAATGAGGTCTGGTGCTCCTGACTGTCCGTCGAAGTGGCGGCGATCCACCGACAAGTCTCCGAGTTTTTCTTCGCAACCGTTTTTCCGAACCACTAACTCCGCGTCATCGTACTTCTCTTTCAGACATTCGTACGTATCCGCAACGATCTCGTTGTGCTCGTAGGCATCAGTCATGTTACGCGCCCTCGATCGAGATGGAGACTAAACCTTCATGCTTGAGGTCATGAATGACTCCAAGGACTTCCGTCTGGTCCATCTCTAAGTCATCAGAAATCGACTTGATTACATCGCTGTTCGCACCCTTGTTTGCTTCCCCATCTAATATGAACTCGAATACACTCGCTTGTGTTGGATCGAGATGGTCCTCAGTGATAATGTCCGTAATCTCGGTGCGGATCGTTCGGCACTTCCGTGCCTGGTGCACGAGGTTTTCGACAGTCTCTGCTCGGGATACGGCTAGTTCAACTTCATTGAGTGATTGGGCTTTTTGATCGATTCCGAATATCTCGGCCAGTTCTTTTCCGGTTTGGATTTCATGTTCAATTCTATTTCTGAGGCCCTTGAGTTCCTGTTCTGCCTTTTCAATCAGTTCGGAGAAACCCTCCTGTGCTTCGTCGTAGTCCTCTATATCCCCACTGAGTATCTTGTCACGGGTAGCGAGAAGATCACTATGTTTAGTATCAATTCTCGATAAGGACGTTTGGATAAAATCGAGCGACTCCGTCGAGTTATCGGGTACTCCAAATCGACTGACAGACTCGGTAGCAACGTCGTTCATCACATCGAAAATAGAGAGGACCTCACGACAACCAGTAACTACATCATCAACAGTTTCGGCGGCTCGTAATCTGTTTTCTAGCTCATCTTGTCCGGTGTCGGTTGGAGAACCCACTGACACTTCGATCAGTAACTCGTATCGTTCGTGGAGTTCAGATACGACATTCCCGGCGTCTGAGAGAGTCTTGTCTGCTTCGAGGACACGCTCGCGAGCCAGTGTCGTGAACTGATCGAAGGCATTCGCGTCGTCGACAATTGATTGGATCCGGTCGAAGAGTAAATCATCAATACGGGTACGAACACTCGATCCCAACGGCTCTGGGAGGTCACTGTTCCAGGGATACGGCCACCGCTCTGCAATATCTTCCAGCTCATCCGCGATATTATCAATCCTATCAACGTTACTTACATCGACCAGTTCTTCTTTGATCAACCGAGCTATTGAGGTGTGTACCGTCCCTCCATCAGCATTGATTGACTGCAAGGCGGTTTTTGCAGTGTCAATGGCTGAGTTAACTCGATCGACATCTTGTTCGACAACCTCAATCAACTCTTCTCTGATATTCTCATCAAGGGGGCCTGTTCCAGCGTTAACCAACCAATCTTCGATATCTTCGACCGTTTTTTCAGCCTCGGGATGATGGAGGACACTTCGAAAGTCTGCCACAAAGTCCTCAAGAGCATCTTCGAATCCACCTGGTTTGAACGATGCGGAGCCCGCAACGAGATTTTCGAAGACATCTCCCAATGAGCGATCGAAGGCCTCTCGTACCATCTTCTGCTCTTCTTTGTCGAGATTATCCAGTGTCGACCTCGTTTCTTCGTCCAACTCGTCAAGGGTGTCTTCAAGATCATCCAATGCAGTCTTCTCGTCGTGGATGTCTTGCTCTACCTCTAGCGCCTTCTCAAGAGTGCTGAGGGTGTCTGGACTAGCATCACTCATCGTTGACCTCCATGTGTTCACTTAGAGTCTGAAGTTGGGTCCGTCTGCTTTCACGTTCTGTTTCGAGTTCGCCAATTTCACCAGCGAGCCGTTCCAGCTGATCAACAACTTGGAATACCTCGTCAATGTCTTGGCGTGCATCTGTTAACATTTCATCCCACTCATCCTGAATATCGCGGATATCGTCTGCTTTATTCGAGAAATCAAGGCCAGGGAGTTCTGATTTCACTTCTTCGAGAACTGTCTCGCACCTTTCCTCGACCGTATCTTTTACAGCGTCTTTTCGCGGGAGATCGATATTCACCGAACTGGCCTCGATCGTCGCATATGCAGAGTCAATGTCGTCTATCTTCGTTTTTGTCCGGTCGGCGAGACTCTGGAAACGATTCGTGTGTTCGCCGAGGTCTGTTTCTCGGGATTCGAGTTCTTGACGTCGGTCGTCGATATTCTCCTGAAGGGTCGAATACAGACTAGAACGTCCCTCACGATCGTATCCAAGCACGAATTTTGCAGTGGGTTGTGAAATCCGGTCTGCGACCCGACAGAACTCTCGGAGATCACCGACGACACTAGAGTCGTGTTGGATTTTCCCACTGGGATACACCGAGCTATGGTCTTCAATACGATCGTATACTGAATCGAGTTGATCGATCGTCTCATCAAGAGATTCTTTTGCTTGGTCGTACTCAACATTGATTTTGTCTTTCTTATCTTGGATGACCTGAATCGCATCGACCATTCGAACTAGCAAGTCTGCGAGATTAGATCCAGTACCGTCATATTGGTTCGAGAGAACTCGAAGGAGGCCTGGCTCTTGCATGTATGTTGTTGCCAAATCTGCGCGAGGCGAAAGCCGGTTGAGTTTCGTTCGGAGATTTAGCGTATCGGCCTCCTCTGCCTTTTGAATCGCCGTGGTGAATTCCGAACGGAAGTCGTTCTGCCGCTGATCGTATCCGTATTCAATGATACGCGTGTAACCACCCCCACCCCCCGAAATTGGGCCCAGATATTTTTTAGAGTCTAGACCTCGGTCACGCGCTGTCTCAAAGAACCTAAGACACCTATCTCGTTCTTCGGAAGCGGCACGTGCCAACAGTAGATAATCGACACGGGCGTTCTGGGAGGCTGTCAACCGATTCTCGAACAAATCGAATAGCTCTGTAGAGCTTTGATCTCCCAAGGTGACGGGAAAGAGTGTTTTGAGATTCTCCTGGAACTCGTCCGTCTGCTGTTCAATCCTCGTTGCGAAGTACTCGTTGAGCTTTTCGATGTAGTAATCAATTTTCCGAACACCCTCGTCGGCGATGTCGTCTCGACTGATCGTCTCCGGGATGGGGGCTGTCTGATCTAGTTCTAGTAGATTGTACAGAAGACTGGTCGCAAAGGTGTCCAACCGTCGTTCGTCGAGTGTTGTGACTTGGAGCTGATCGAGTTCGGCGGCTACTTGAATACGTTCGTCGCTGTTGGAAATGACCTCCTGAGTGGCAGTCTCGACATCCTGGATGTCGTCGTCGTTCCCGAGGAGTACGATCGCGAATATACAATTTGGCTCAAGCGCGTCTTTGGCGACTTTATCCTGTAAAAACGGCTGAACCAGGGATTCAAGCGCCGGCTCTTCGGCCGGAACGGGATAGAGTGAAGAGTTCATCGGGGATCCTCCTGAATAGTGTCACCGAATTCTTGCAACCGATCTGATGCAGCCTGCATATTCTCCAGCATCGTAACTAGTTCCTGATACTGGTCGTCCGTGTTCGTTTCGTGTCCTGCAAAACTCAATCGTGGATTCGTAATGAGACTCGGGAATGCTAGACTCGGCGTCTTCAGGCCAATCGATACGTAAGAATCCATCGTGGAGGATTCGCTCGTCGAAAAGAGGTCGAAGAAGTCAGCGAAGTCTTGATATATATCTTGTGCGCTCATTTGATCAAGACTCTGCGTGACATCATAGAGGAACTCAATAGTCTCCTCTTCCTCGTTACCTAATTCTTCAAGAGCAATATCGTGCATCCGGCGAACGAGCGGACGAAGGATCATATCAACAGCCCTATCTCCTTGTGCTGGGGCTGGACTCATGATCTGTCCGAAGACCATTTCTCCGTCTTCGTCAGCGATACTTTGGAGTACCCTCTCTCCAAATTGTGAGAGCTGCGAATCAGATACTCCGGAGTGATACGCATCCAAGTCCGTTAATCCCTTTTCAATTGTTCTGTATACCTCTCCGACAGGTGTTAGATGTGTGTCACAAAGCGCGAAATCGGTAGCTTCTGACTGAAGTGCAGACTGGAAGGCCGCCGGTTCATCAAATTCGCTAAGCTGATGGGGTGAAGGAGTGGTGAGGAGGGCCGCGATACGATCGCGTGATTTGTTGCTGAGTTCGTCGAGATATGAGTCCAGACTCTCTCTATCCAAGACTTCAACACGGGAAATTTGTTGCGTTGCAATATCGAAAAGACGGTTGTAGTTGCCTTCAACACCGTCTCCGAGGTTAGCTTTTGCATCGAGAGCCGATTGTAGCCAGCCGGGGCGTCCCCGTGAGTGCCACCAAGCGTAGTTTTCGGTCCCGGCAGACAAGTCACGTTCGAGGATTTGGTGAACTTGTCTCGGACGGATAATCGGCAGATTGATGCTCTGGACTCGCCGCGCTTCTGCTTCACCAAGTTCGTGAGCGCTGGCGTAGCCAAACGCGCCGATCATGTATACTCGGGAAGTCCCTTTGTCAATTTCGTCGACGACCTCTCGGAGAGGGCCAGTCGTTCCTTCCGTGTGTTCATCTAGCCGTTTATATCCCTCTTCCATCTCGTCGACAAGAACAATGAGTTCGTTTTCCTTCGACGCAATCTGTTCAGGGTCCTCCACTCCAAGTTCCGAGAAATACTCGTCGGGAGTGGGTCGCTGGCGGGCTCTCGGTAGATAGTCGTCGGTATCGAAGGTCTCGTTCTGTTCGATCTTGTTGCGTATCTCTCGGAGCCTCTCGATACAGATATCCTCAAAGTATCCATGGAGATTCGATTGATGGATGATACCGTGTCCGTCGGCTTCGGCTCGCTGGACGAGTTCGTCAATGAGATCACTAAGATCAAGATAGATAGCTGGCTTGGCCTGGTCTTGCCAAGCATATCTGAATCCGTGTAGGAGTAGCAAGCTCTTGCCTGCCCCAATAGCTCCCACGGCGTATGTGGCCTCAACTGGGTCGGGGAACTGTTCGATGTTCGCTTCGACCGTTTCTCGGCACAGTCTGTGTCTCTTAGTCAGGTCTTTCCACTCGACATTCAGCGTCGCTGTACGTTTTATCCCTCTACTTTTGCTCATGCGTAATCATGTTGACAGCCTATTATAAACGTGCTTGATAAAATGTGGACAATATGCCGCGACCATATAGTCCAAAATATCACTTCTGGAACGAGTGAACGCAGACGCTCAGAAGATCGCCCAATAACGACCAACGCTCTTCCGTAGGAGATTCTTGATTGAATTCGCGCTTGAATCTCCATAGCTGTACGTGGCGTGGCCCCCGGCTCTCCGCAGAGAACTCAGTCCGAGACACTCAACGCGGAACCGCAAGAAGGCACGTCATCGACAATGTGCTACGCAAGAGCGAACGACCAATCTTTCAAAGGGAGATCGCTACTGAATCCAACTCTGGAACTTAATTCAAGATGTATAGTGAATGTGCTGACCTAACAGCTGTTTCACCCGTGGTTGAGTGAAAAGAACAAGGGCTGCTGTTGGCTGCATCCCCTGTATCCAGCACTTCAGTATGGTCAGCTGTTGACCGGTTCGACAGGACCTAGTAATCAACTCTCTGGGCTCGCGTAAGCGTAATAGACTCGATCTCTTCACGATGGATGTCCTCCTCAAGCCCGTTCTCACTCACTACTCGTAGCACTCCTTCAGGACCACCGCGAATCGCCTCGGCACCCGCCGCGAAGTACTTCGAGCGACCATCGTTACCCCAGACTTCGACGCGGATCTCTGCACCCTCAACGTCACTACCCCATTGCCGCTCAACATATATCTCCCAGCACTCGCTACAGACCGCTTTGGCCTGTTTCTCTAGATTCCCGCTGAATGAGTCCGGTTCGAATGATAAGGAATGATGGAGTGCCTCGCTGCAAACGCACTCAGCCGACGTGATCTCTCCTCCCTCATCCCGTTCAACTCGAACCAGACAGCCGTTTACGCCGGCCATAGAATCGTCGTTGAGATCAACGTATGGCCGATCAAGCCGATTCTGACAGTGTCGACACGTAATGTCCTCTGCTGTAACGTCTTCATCTAGTTCGAAGTGCTCTCCCTCGATCGGTAAGCGCACTTCATCACAGAGACTCGACCATCCGAATCCGGTACTCGGGGGCATATGATTGTTGTAGAAGACGTGCGTAAGCTCGTCGTCAGTCGTCCAGCGATAGGGTGTCGGGTACATAGCGTGAACACCCTCCCACAGAGACAATAAAACCGACTCCAACGAGGGTCCGTCTGCGAGACGACAGTGACAATTGGTTTCCCTACGCAAGGTGGGAGACGTCTGCAGGCTCGTCGACATCGTCGAACTCGCCTCGCTCAACCGGCTCCCAGTCGTCGCCAGGTTCCGGACTCCACCAATCGACCTCGTAGGCACCCGGTGCGCCGAAGACCTTCACCCGCGCCGATCCATCCGGAATGTCGCGACGGAGCTTCTCGTCAACGTGGAGATTCCAGGTCGAATCGGTGTCGAAGCAGGCGAGGACGGCCTCCTCGTAGCCGCGTGTCTCTCGGGATTCCTGGAGTTCGACCTGCGTGTTGCAGTTCTTGCAGAACACACCTTCGAACGGAATGTGACTGAATACCTCGTGCCCGCAGACGGGACACCAGAGGAACTCGAACAGTGCTTCGCTGTGCCGGTCGATGATTTCCAGACTCATCTGTGTATCTGGCCCGATTGAGACGGGCCACCCATTCCGGCTAAGAAATAAACGTCACCGCAGATACGCTCCCATCAATCACCGTTCGGCGGCGTACACGATTCTCGAGGATGCTTCGTACCCACAGTTCCGGCACTCAAACCAGCGCTGGACCTTGGCGCCGTCAGCCGTTTTTCCACCGATTGCCACGTCGTTGTTCGGACACTCGGGACAACTCAGTTCGGGCGCTGGCCGTTTCCGGAGCTCGTCACGGAACGCTTTCGCGTCCTTCGTCTCGTACCCCCGCGACCACACTGGGTAGCCGTCGACGAGGATTACGCCACGCCACTTGTAACGGTAGGAGTCCGGTGCTCGGTGTAAGACCGCCCGAGCGCCGGTCTCGGTGTTTTGATACTCGAGTGTGGGCGTGCGGCTCTCGCGCTGCCAGTTTGTGATTTGAGGCATCTGTTAGAAGTGGACGTCTGCGGGCACGATCCAGAGTTCTTCACTCTCCTCGAGGACTCGATCCAGCTGCTCACGGTGGCGAATACCGTTCGCGTATTCGTTGTACAGGAAGATCGTCGGGCCGTCGTACGCACCGACCTGGTGGAAGGCGTGCCGGGCGAGGTCCTCGTCGCGCATAATCTCCTCGTCGGAGAGCTCCTCGATGGCTTCTTTTATTCGGTCGAGGTTGCGCTCGAACTCTTCTTTCGTCGCCTCCCAGCCACGTTCGAGCAGGTCTTGGCCGTCATCGGAGTCGATGGGGGCCGCAGTCGGCAACTCACCCCATCGCGCCTTCCCTGCAACGGATGTGTCCTCCTCGTCGAAGGTCACGTAGTAATCGAAAACGGCGCCGGCGTGTGGGTCCGCGCCGACCAGGCGGTCGAACACCGTCTTTCCGGTGGCCAGTGCGTCGTCGTGGGTCGATTCTTCTACCAGAGCGTAAATTACCATGTGCATCTCGAACACCTCGAAACGCCGACGCACCGGGAATCGTTGCTCGCTCCAGCTGCGCCGGCACCCATCGCCGGCGCTCGAAAAACTCTCCTCGTGACGGCGGATTCTCAGGACTCGTCCGCTCGTTCGACAGTGATGGTCAGGTCGCCCGACGCGTAGTCTGCCTCGAAGTCGACCGCGAACGCGTCCGACTCGTAGGCGGCGTGGTAGGCGCGGTGGCGTTCGAGCGAGCCAGTCGCCTTGAAGTGGAAGAACGCGGCCGCCGTGTAGGGCTTGCTCTGTGTTTCGACCTGCGACTCGACGGATGCGGGGAGCGCGATTTGGGGCGTTTCCGTGTCGATACTCGCAGCGAACTCCTTCGCTTCCTCGACGGTTGCTTGCGAATGTGCCGGTGTCTCGCCGGTCAGCACGTTCACCGGAGTTTCCGTGTCGTCGGTGAACAGGACGTCTTCGAAAGTGTGTGTTCCGAGGATCGCCTCGGGGCCTAGCTCACAGTCTTCGAATGGGTCGCTTGATGATTGCTCGGACATGGAATCACGAAGCCACAGTGGGGGCTCAAGCCATCAGCCCCCGATATACGGCTCCCGTTCACCCGACAGGTGACTGATCAACAGTTACTCGTCGATCGGTTCGAGCCCGCTAAGATCGGCATGCAGGACTTCGCCATCGCGAACGACGTACCGCTTTGCGAGGACTGGGATTCGACACTTCGTATACCCGGTCGTTTGGCCCCGTTGAAATCCTATAAGTTGATACTCTCGTCACTGAAACAGCCAATAGGTAGGACTGCATACGACGAACGCGGGCTATCCCCTCGAACAATCGCCTACGAACTCGGTTTCTCGAAGAGCCGCGTGACCGTCCACATGGAACGCCTCGGCGTAATCCATCGGCACAGACATGAACAAACGCATCGGCGGCTCTACGACTAAGAGGAACTCTCACCCGAGGAAATTGCGGCCCGTGAAGGATTCAACTGTTCCCCGACTACCGTCCGGAAATGGCTCGCTCACCACGACCTGATTGATTCCGACACCGAACAAATCGCCCACGGTCGCTTGGATAAACTCGGACAAGCAAACTAACCAATCGGCAATCTGTCCGATAACCTCTAAACAGTTCAGCCTAATCTTCTGATTAACAAGTGTCCCCTACCGACTCTCCCTCGACATTGGTCGATAATGAGCGGGGGGTGTCCCCAGTGATAGGGACGATACTCATGGTCGCAGTGACGGTTATACTCGCGGCTACTATCGGTACGTTTGTACTCGGGTTCGCTGGCGATTTAGCTCAAGGCGACCCGTTGGTCGACTTCCGAATGAACCAAGACGGAACGACAGTCGTCCTCACCCATGCTGGTGGGGAGACTCTCGACGGAGAAAATGTGTACATCGTCTCTGATTCGAGCGGCTGGTTAGGTAACTATGCCGGGACAAACGGAGAGGCTTGCGACACGACGATTTCAACAGTAAAACCGGGAACAGAGTGTCAAATTTCGGGAGCGCCAAGCGGTGAATTTGCCGTCGTTTGGCGGTCGAATGGCCGTTCTTCTATACTCTTCCAAGGTCGAGTCTTCGGTGATGGGTCTGCGTCAAACCCAACGCCGACACCGACTTCGACCCCGACCTCTACGCCGACTTCAACTCCCACGTCTACACCCACTGTGACCCCTACGCCGACACCGACACCAACAGCGACTCCCACACCCTCGAACAGCCCCCCGACAGCCGATTTCACGACTACCAGAAGAGGGAAGTCGTCTAACGTGGAGTTAGACGGGTCACCATCGAGTGACTCCGACGGGTCAATAGACTTGTATGAGTGGGATATTGGCGCAGATGGCTCGGTTGACTACACCGGTGAAACAGTCAGTAATGTCAACGTCCCGGCGGGGACGGACGTGAAACTGATAGTCACTGACGACGACGGGGCTACCGACAGCATAACGAAGACGGTG includes the following:
- a CDS encoding DUF7567 family protein; protein product: MSLEIIDRHSEALFEFLWCPVCGHEVFSHIPFEGVFCKNCNTQVELQESRETRGYEEAVLACFDTDSTWNLHVDEKLRRDIPDGSARVKVFGAPGAYEVDWWSPEPGDDWEPVERGEFDDVDEPADVSHLA
- a CDS encoding DUF7568 family protein; this encodes MPQITNWQRESRTPTLEYQNTETGARAVLHRAPDSYRYKWRGVILVDGYPVWSRGYETKDAKAFRDELRKRPAPELSCPECPNNDVAIGGKTADGAKVQRWFECRNCGYEASSRIVYAAER
- a CDS encoding type IV pilin translates to MVAVTVILAATIGTFVLGFAGDLAQGDPLVDFRMNQDGTTVVLTHAGGETLDGENVYIVSDSSGWLGNYAGTNGEACDTTISTVKPGTECQISGAPSGEFAVVWRSNGRSSILFQGRVFGDGSASNPTPTPTSTPTSTPTSTPTSTPTVTPTPTPTPTATPTPSNSPPTADFTTTRRGKSSNVELDGSPSSDSDGSIDLYEWDIGADGSVDYTGETVSNVNVPAGTDVKLIVTDDDGATDSITKTVN